Proteins encoded together in one Dechloromonas sp. HYN0024 window:
- a CDS encoding thioredoxin family protein has translation MKIAHILIGLALSATTSLGLALDIQPYSAEALSTRQKAGESVALHFHADWCPTCRAQEKVFKGWQGDAAVAGTLLVVNYDKERELKRQLGVRTQSTLIVYKGSKETGRLAGDTDPIALRSVLGSAK, from the coding sequence ATGAAAATCGCCCACATCCTCATCGGTCTGGCCCTGTCGGCAACGACCAGCCTCGGGCTGGCACTGGACATCCAGCCCTACTCGGCAGAAGCGCTGAGCACCCGGCAGAAGGCGGGCGAATCGGTGGCCCTGCACTTCCACGCCGACTGGTGTCCGACCTGCCGAGCCCAGGAAAAAGTGTTCAAGGGCTGGCAGGGCGACGCTGCCGTTGCCGGAACACTACTCGTCGTCAATTACGACAAGGAGCGCGAACTTAAACGCCAGCTTGGGGTGCGCACCCAATCGACCCTTATCGTCTACAAGGGCAGCAAGGAAACCGGACGACTGGCCGGAGACACCGACCCGATAGCCCTGCGTAGCGTCCTCGGCAGCGCAAAGTAG
- a CDS encoding cytochrome c biogenesis CcdA family protein — protein MDIPLSHLGLSLVAGSLTTLSPCVFPILPLVIGGAVQANRMAPVAMGTGMALSFALIGIILGALGPALGIDSDSVRLFGAGMLIVFGLVMLVPILNRRFTEWMLPIASSANHASAKLDAGSLSGALLLGGVLGLVWSPCSGPLLASALSLVASEGGALRGGTILGLFGIGAAIPLVAVAYASRRGFNAARGWVMQRIDAIKKGFGVIILLTGLAILSGADKWLEAQVVSLLPDAWIQATTLF, from the coding sequence ATGGATATCCCTCTCTCCCACCTTGGGCTTAGCCTGGTTGCCGGCAGCCTGACCACGCTGTCTCCGTGTGTCTTTCCCATTCTGCCTCTGGTCATCGGGGGCGCCGTCCAGGCCAACCGTATGGCGCCGGTTGCCATGGGCACCGGCATGGCACTTTCTTTCGCCCTGATCGGCATTATCCTCGGTGCGCTCGGCCCGGCGCTCGGCATCGATTCGGACAGCGTCCGCCTGTTCGGTGCCGGGATGCTGATCGTCTTTGGCCTGGTCATGCTGGTGCCGATACTCAACCGCCGCTTCACCGAATGGATGCTGCCTATCGCTTCAAGCGCCAACCATGCATCAGCCAAGCTGGATGCTGGCTCGCTAAGCGGCGCCCTGCTTCTCGGTGGCGTACTCGGCCTGGTGTGGAGCCCATGCTCCGGCCCCTTGCTTGCGTCAGCCCTGAGTCTGGTCGCCAGCGAAGGGGGAGCGCTGCGCGGCGGCACCATCCTCGGTCTGTTCGGCATCGGTGCAGCCATTCCGCTGGTGGCCGTCGCCTATGCCTCACGCCGGGGATTCAACGCGGCGCGGGGCTGGGTCATGCAGCGTATCGATGCGATCAAGAAAGGCTTTGGCGTAATTATCCTGCTCACAGGGTTGGCCATTCTGTCGGGTGCCGACAAATGGCTGGAAGCACAGGTGGTCAGCCTGTTACCCGACGCCTGGATTCAGGCGACGACCCTGTTTTAA
- a CDS encoding sigma factor translates to MAIDPLHDPEFLTGLRRDMLRFAEMQLRDRAQAEDAVQEALTGALMGKEKFSSRASLRTWVLAILKTRLSMSCAARFGRTLWSPATTTTT, encoded by the coding sequence ATGGCTATAGACCCCCTGCACGACCCGGAGTTTCTCACAGGATTACGGCGCGACATGTTGCGCTTTGCCGAAATGCAGTTGCGCGACCGGGCGCAGGCCGAGGACGCGGTGCAGGAGGCGTTGACCGGTGCCCTGATGGGGAAGGAGAAGTTTTCCTCGCGTGCCTCGCTGCGTACCTGGGTGCTGGCCATTCTGAAAACAAGATTATCGATGTCCTGCGCCGCAAGGTTCGGGAGAACGCTGTGGTCACCAGCGACAACGACGACGACTTGA
- a CDS encoding mechanosensitive ion channel family protein, producing the protein MREKSPALRLINDLLADFSDPGFIWQVVALVTCIGLAVLIAGWWRRSRTEGTGRLSDASARLAFPLIGVLLTGLTIASLDSLIHVNLLKLAMPLFGSMALVRGVVFVLRQAFPRATWLTTWERIIAATVWGWLALYITDLAPYVIDTMEQVEFHVGKQHVDLWTVLRGLATIFLTVVFALWVAGVIEVHLMRLHTLDANLRIVGVRVAKAGLTVIAILASLALVGIDMTALSVFTGALGVGLGFGLQKIASNYVSGFIILLDRSIRIGNIIQVGSDSGEVTQITTRYTVLKHPGGSEFIVPNETLIGTTVQNQTYSDTRIRLTTLVGVAYDSDLELACRLMTDAAAAHSRVLAEPAPKVFLTQFGDSSINLELGFWIADPEEGRGNIVSDVNFAVWRAFKARGVNIPFPQRDVRLLNTPI; encoded by the coding sequence ATGAGGGAAAAAAGCCCGGCCCTGCGCCTGATCAACGACCTGCTGGCGGATTTCAGCGATCCGGGCTTTATCTGGCAGGTGGTGGCGCTCGTCACCTGTATCGGCCTGGCTGTGCTGATCGCCGGCTGGTGGCGGCGGAGCCGCACCGAAGGTACCGGCCGTCTGTCCGATGCCAGTGCCCGCCTGGCCTTTCCGCTGATTGGCGTGCTATTGACCGGACTCACCATTGCTTCGCTCGATTCGCTCATCCACGTCAACCTGCTCAAGCTGGCGATGCCGCTGTTCGGCTCGATGGCCTTGGTGCGCGGGGTGGTTTTTGTTCTCCGCCAGGCTTTTCCGCGGGCCACCTGGCTGACCACCTGGGAGCGCATCATCGCGGCCACTGTCTGGGGCTGGCTGGCGCTCTACATCACCGATCTGGCGCCGTATGTGATCGATACGATGGAGCAGGTTGAGTTCCATGTTGGCAAGCAGCACGTCGACTTGTGGACGGTTTTGCGTGGCCTTGCCACCATTTTTCTGACGGTTGTCTTTGCGCTGTGGGTCGCCGGTGTCATCGAGGTGCACCTGATGCGCCTCCATACCCTCGATGCCAATCTGCGCATCGTCGGTGTTCGTGTCGCCAAGGCCGGTCTGACGGTGATCGCGATTTTGGCCAGTCTGGCGCTGGTCGGCATCGACATGACGGCGCTCTCGGTGTTTACCGGCGCGCTCGGCGTTGGCCTCGGTTTTGGCCTGCAGAAAATTGCCAGCAACTATGTTTCCGGCTTCATCATCCTTCTTGACCGCTCGATCCGCATCGGCAACATTATTCAGGTGGGGAGCGACAGCGGCGAAGTGACGCAGATCACGACGCGCTACACCGTGCTCAAGCATCCCGGCGGCAGCGAGTTCATCGTGCCCAACGAAACGCTGATCGGGACGACGGTACAGAACCAGACTTATTCGGATACGCGCATTCGCCTGACGACCCTGGTAGGCGTCGCCTACGATAGCGATCTCGAACTGGCCTGCCGCCTGATGACCGATGCCGCTGCCGCCCATTCGCGCGTTCTCGCCGAGCCGGCGCCTAAGGTTTTCCTGACCCAGTTTGGCGATAGCAGCATCAATCTCGAACTTGGTTTCTGGATCGCCGACCCGGAAGAGGGCCGGGGCAATATTGTTTCTGACGTCAATTTCGCTGTCTGGCGTGCGTTCAAGGCGCGCGGCGTGAACATCCCGTTCCCGCAGCGGGATGTTCGGCTGCTCAATACGCCGATTTAA
- a CDS encoding ATP-binding protein, giving the protein MTGTETPGGEARPKEHNQGLARSLIRVALPRWRGGRYSLSKLFFNFYLLAMGSFVAIAFTADFVISTAQRGITDDYARRFMRGTITLIEDELFRQPRRDWQKRVKELDEKFSYDLDIVERITLDRTLTPSQVIKLDAGDIAIDHDGDIMYHRLGTSNQVLVVGPLASNRNPELKDRLPLELRLRLLTWSLIGLIFAVALWFWIRPVWRDLEGLRQTALDLGDGHFEAISPPVRTQLFAPLSDTMNSMAERIRQLLATHRELSCGISHELRTPIARMRFALEMLSETTEPDERDRLWAMMEADLDELDQLIDTSLTYARFEREAPQAHFSSVKAAEWLSDEVDAVRLLGRQLEVNVDTARLPENLCIDLDRKAMPYALRNLLRNAFKYASKRITVNAELVGDNMLIHVDDDGIGIPPEEREHIFSAFTRLDRSRDRSTGGYGLGLAIARRVLELHGGTATADASPLGGARFTLTWKAHQ; this is encoded by the coding sequence ATGACTGGAACTGAAACACCTGGCGGCGAAGCCAGGCCGAAGGAACACAACCAGGGCCTCGCCCGCTCACTGATCCGGGTTGCCCTGCCGCGTTGGCGGGGCGGGCGCTACAGCCTGTCCAAGCTGTTCTTCAATTTCTACCTGCTGGCGATGGGCTCCTTCGTCGCCATCGCCTTTACCGCCGACTTTGTCATTTCGACCGCCCAGCGCGGCATTACTGACGACTATGCCCGTCGTTTCATGCGCGGCACGATTACCCTGATCGAGGATGAACTGTTCCGGCAACCGCGCCGCGACTGGCAAAAGCGGGTCAAGGAACTCGACGAAAAGTTTTCGTACGACCTCGATATTGTCGAGCGCATCACCCTCGACCGGACGCTCACGCCCAGCCAGGTCATCAAGCTTGATGCCGGCGACATTGCCATCGACCACGATGGCGACATCATGTACCACCGCCTGGGCACATCCAATCAGGTGCTGGTGGTTGGCCCGCTGGCCTCGAACCGCAACCCGGAACTGAAAGACCGCCTGCCGCTCGAACTACGTCTGCGCCTGCTGACCTGGAGCCTGATCGGGCTTATTTTTGCAGTCGCCCTGTGGTTCTGGATACGCCCCGTCTGGCGCGACCTTGAAGGCCTTCGTCAAACTGCACTCGATCTCGGCGACGGCCATTTCGAGGCAATTTCGCCGCCCGTCCGCACCCAGCTTTTTGCCCCGCTCTCGGACACCATGAACAGCATGGCGGAACGCATCCGCCAACTGCTGGCCACCCACCGCGAACTGTCCTGTGGCATTTCCCATGAGTTGCGCACACCGATCGCCCGCATGCGCTTCGCCCTCGAAATGCTCTCCGAAACGACTGAACCCGACGAGCGTGACCGCCTGTGGGCAATGATGGAAGCCGATCTCGACGAACTCGACCAACTCATCGACACCAGCCTGACCTATGCCCGCTTCGAGCGCGAAGCCCCGCAAGCGCACTTTTCCAGCGTCAAAGCCGCCGAATGGTTAAGTGACGAGGTTGATGCGGTCCGTCTGCTCGGTCGCCAGCTTGAGGTCAACGTCGACACCGCCAGGCTGCCCGAAAACCTCTGCATTGACCTCGACCGCAAAGCCATGCCCTACGCCCTGCGCAACCTGCTGCGCAACGCCTTCAAGTACGCCAGCAAGCGAATCACGGTCAACGCCGAACTGGTTGGCGACAACATGCTGATCCACGTAGACGACGACGGTATCGGCATTCCGCCTGAAGAGCGCGAACACATCTTCTCGGCCTTCACCCGCCTCGACCGGTCACGCGACCGGTCAACCGGCGGCTACGGCCTCGGCCTGGCCATTGCCCGCCGGGTCCTTGAGCTGCATGGCGGCACCGCCACGGCGGACGCCTCGCCACTCGGCGGCGCCCGCTTTACGCTGACCTGGAAAGCCCACCAATAG
- a CDS encoding zf-HC2 domain-containing protein — translation MISCKEATRLASLQMERKLSWLERLQFRLHLVICVGCRRTEKQFAFMRQAMGTWMNQTD, via the coding sequence ATGATCAGTTGCAAGGAAGCCACCCGCCTCGCCTCGCTACAAATGGAACGCAAGCTCAGCTGGCTCGAGCGTCTGCAGTTTCGTTTGCATCTGGTGATTTGTGTCGGCTGCCGTCGGACTGAAAAGCAGTTTGCCTTCATGCGTCAGGCGATGGGAACCTGGATGAATCAGACAGACTGA
- a CDS encoding DUF692 domain-containing protein yields the protein MLPRHAQGAGLGFRRELIAALKAGVPDAIRFFELAPENWAGMGGRSARDLHHFTERYPFVCHGLSLSLGGPGRLDEALLRRIKRFMTEHGMTLYTEHLSWSADDHHLYDLLPIPLTEQAVKWTVERIRRTQDILGMRIGLENASYYVAPPGAEMTEAEFITRIVREADCLLHLDVNNIYVNSQNFAFDPFAFMAALPLERTCYVHVAGHYVEADGLLIDTHGSEVIDPVWSLLEAAYTQIGGNVPTCLERDFNIPDLARLTVEIEQIARLQAAGHRKAA from the coding sequence ATGCTGCCTCGCCATGCTCAGGGTGCCGGCCTCGGTTTTCGCCGCGAGCTGATTGCCGCACTGAAAGCCGGCGTACCCGACGCCATCCGATTTTTTGAACTGGCCCCGGAAAACTGGGCTGGCATGGGTGGGCGTTCGGCCAGGGATCTGCATCACTTCACTGAACGTTATCCTTTCGTCTGTCACGGCCTGTCGCTGTCGCTCGGCGGCCCGGGCCGGCTCGACGAGGCGCTCCTCCGACGCATCAAGCGTTTCATGACCGAACATGGCATGACGCTCTATACCGAACACCTGTCATGGTCTGCCGACGACCACCACCTCTATGACCTGCTACCCATCCCGCTGACCGAACAGGCCGTCAAGTGGACGGTCGAGCGCATCCGCCGGACACAGGATATTCTCGGCATGCGCATCGGCCTGGAGAACGCCTCGTACTATGTCGCGCCGCCGGGGGCCGAGATGACCGAGGCCGAATTCATCACGCGCATCGTGCGTGAGGCCGACTGTCTGCTCCATCTCGACGTCAACAACATCTACGTCAATAGTCAGAATTTTGCCTTCGACCCGTTCGCCTTCATGGCCGCGCTGCCCCTCGAACGTACCTGCTACGTCCATGTCGCCGGCCACTATGTCGAAGCGGACGGCCTGCTCATCGACACCCACGGGTCCGAGGTCATCGACCCGGTATGGTCGCTGCTTGAAGCTGCCTACACGCAGATCGGGGGCAACGTACCAACTTGCCTGGAGCGCGACTTCAATATTCCCGACCTGGCCCGCCTGACAGTCGAAATCGAACAAATCGCGCGCCTCCAGGCTGCAGGCCACAGGAAAGCTGCTTGA
- a CDS encoding DUF2063 domain-containing protein, which translates to MAVYTELLFNNICGFVDTCFPVCRAILGEVRWRRLIRRFYRDWPLDTPWFREIPHQLVDYLTTAQIRQPLPAWLADLAHYEWAELAVDVMATSSPAHDPDGDLLHHPVALNPALLNLAYTWPVHRIGPDYRPRKAQPTYLAVYRDANDAVQFTQINAVTGRLLDLLTAMPTSGDAAIRQIAAELQHPAPEQLLGYGRALLEDLRRQGIILGTLA; encoded by the coding sequence ATGGCGGTATACACCGAGTTGCTCTTCAACAACATTTGCGGCTTTGTCGACACCTGTTTCCCGGTCTGCCGGGCCATTCTGGGTGAAGTGCGCTGGCGCCGCCTGATCCGGCGCTTTTACCGCGACTGGCCGCTGGATACCCCGTGGTTCCGGGAAATTCCGCATCAATTGGTCGACTACCTGACGACCGCCCAGATCCGCCAGCCGCTCCCGGCCTGGCTGGCCGACCTCGCCCATTACGAATGGGCAGAACTGGCCGTCGATGTCATGGCTACGTCTAGTCCGGCTCATGATCCGGATGGCGACCTGCTGCACCATCCCGTCGCCCTCAATCCGGCACTGCTCAATCTCGCCTACACCTGGCCGGTGCATCGCATCGGTCCGGACTACCGGCCCCGCAAGGCGCAGCCGACTTACCTCGCCGTCTACCGCGATGCCAATGATGCCGTGCAGTTCACCCAGATCAACGCCGTCACCGGACGGCTGCTCGACCTGCTCACCGCCATGCCGACTTCCGGCGACGCGGCCATCCGGCAGATTGCCGCCGAACTGCAGCACCCCGCACCAGAACAGCTGCTGGGCTACGGCCGCGCGCTACTCGAGGACCTGCGCCGGCAAGGCATCATTCTGGGCACACTGGCCTGA
- a CDS encoding sigma factor-like helix-turn-helix DNA-binding protein, which yields MVTSDNDDDLNAFFDDRQHWAEDTRPSEWQTPQQSMENKQFWEVFEACLYRLPEATGRIFTMREVLGFDTDEICQTLAITSNNCFVQLHRARLALRACLGANWFGEAA from the coding sequence GTGGTCACCAGCGACAACGACGACGACTTGAACGCTTTCTTCGATGACCGCCAGCATTGGGCCGAGGATACGCGTCCATCGGAATGGCAAACGCCCCAGCAGTCGATGGAAAACAAGCAGTTCTGGGAAGTCTTCGAAGCCTGTCTCTATCGCCTGCCCGAGGCCACCGGCCGCATCTTCACCATGCGTGAGGTGCTTGGCTTTGATACCGACGAAATCTGCCAGACCCTGGCGATCACCAGCAACAACTGCTTTGTCCAGTTGCACCGGGCCCGCCTCGCGCTGCGTGCCTGCCTCGGAGCCAACTGGTTCGGCGAAGCCGCCTGA
- the ovoA gene encoding 5-histidylcysteine sulfoxide synthase, with product MKPAPLPATPLLTGTDTEQKRREILDYFHATFDRYEQLFEVLSCPEAYYIKPIALRHPLIFYFGHTATFFINKLLLAGLIEERVNPGFESMFAIGVDEMSWDDLSDVRYDWPGVDDVRAYRRQVRAVVDHLIRSRPLTLPIGWEDPFWIILMGIEHERIHLETSSVLIRQHALNFVRPHPAWPPCDDRGEAPDNELVSIPPCQLRIGRDRSAPTIYGWDNEFGCHETSTAAFQASRSLVSNREFLAFVEAGGYADESLWQEEGAAWKKFSRAEYPTFWVRQSGQWHLRLMLEEIAMPWNWPVETNYHEAAAFCRWKARSTGQPVRLPSEDEWQSLRHFAGVDDLPGESTANIGLGYAASSCPVNRYAHGPLFDVIGNVWQWLETPIYPFPGFAVHPIYDDFTTPTFDQRHNLIKGGSWISCGNEAAPVSRYAFRRHFFQHAGFRYVVADQPITQPASHYESDRLISEYIEFHYGDEYFGVANFPLRLTELAIEAMGQRPAGKALDLGCATGRATFELARHFDHVTGLDFSARFIGVGTQLAERGHLRYTLTEEGELVSYKECSLTALGLAEVAPKVEFFQGDACNLKAVFSGYDLILAANLIDRLYSPAVFLDSVHQRLNPGGLLMLTSPYTWLPEHTKREEWIGGFKKDGENFTTLDGLKAILGKHFRLLKGPLAVPFVIRETKRKFQHTLSEVTIWEKM from the coding sequence ATGAAGCCAGCCCCCCTCCCGGCCACCCCATTACTGACCGGCACCGATACCGAACAGAAGCGGCGGGAGATCCTCGATTACTTTCACGCCACCTTTGATCGCTACGAACAGTTGTTCGAAGTCCTCAGCTGCCCCGAAGCCTATTACATCAAGCCGATCGCCTTGCGCCATCCGCTGATTTTCTACTTTGGGCACACCGCCACCTTTTTCATTAACAAACTTCTCCTCGCCGGCCTGATCGAAGAACGCGTCAATCCTGGCTTCGAGTCGATGTTCGCCATCGGCGTCGACGAAATGAGCTGGGATGACCTCAGCGATGTCCGTTACGACTGGCCGGGCGTCGATGACGTACGCGCCTATCGTCGACAGGTGCGAGCCGTGGTCGACCACCTCATTCGCAGCCGCCCCCTGACCCTGCCCATCGGCTGGGAGGATCCGTTCTGGATCATACTGATGGGCATCGAGCACGAGCGCATCCATCTCGAAACCTCGTCGGTACTGATTCGCCAACACGCCCTCAACTTTGTACGGCCACACCCGGCCTGGCCCCCCTGTGACGACCGAGGCGAGGCACCGGACAACGAACTGGTCAGCATTCCACCCTGCCAACTGCGTATTGGACGCGACCGGAGTGCCCCGACCATCTACGGATGGGACAACGAATTCGGTTGCCACGAGACATCGACCGCGGCCTTTCAGGCCAGCCGAAGCCTCGTCTCCAATCGGGAGTTCCTGGCCTTTGTCGAAGCTGGCGGCTATGCCGACGAATCGCTGTGGCAGGAAGAAGGCGCTGCCTGGAAGAAATTCTCCCGGGCCGAGTATCCGACCTTCTGGGTCAGGCAGTCGGGGCAGTGGCATCTGCGCCTGATGCTCGAAGAGATTGCCATGCCCTGGAACTGGCCGGTCGAAACCAATTACCACGAAGCGGCCGCCTTCTGCCGCTGGAAAGCCCGCAGCACCGGCCAACCGGTACGCCTGCCGAGCGAAGACGAGTGGCAGTCGCTGCGCCATTTTGCGGGCGTCGATGATCTGCCCGGCGAGTCGACCGCCAACATTGGCCTTGGCTATGCCGCCTCCAGTTGCCCGGTCAACCGCTACGCCCACGGCCCACTTTTCGACGTCATCGGCAATGTCTGGCAGTGGCTGGAAACGCCGATCTATCCCTTCCCCGGCTTTGCAGTTCATCCCATCTACGACGACTTTACGACACCGACCTTTGACCAGCGACATAACCTGATCAAGGGAGGATCGTGGATTTCCTGCGGCAACGAAGCCGCACCGGTCTCACGCTACGCCTTCCGCCGCCACTTCTTCCAGCATGCCGGCTTCCGTTATGTCGTCGCCGACCAGCCGATCACCCAACCCGCCTCGCACTACGAAAGCGACCGGCTGATCTCGGAATACATCGAATTTCATTACGGCGATGAATATTTCGGCGTCGCCAATTTCCCGCTCCGCCTGACCGAACTCGCCATCGAGGCCATGGGCCAACGACCGGCCGGCAAGGCTCTCGATCTCGGCTGTGCCACCGGGCGGGCAACTTTTGAGCTGGCCCGCCATTTCGACCATGTTACCGGCCTCGACTTCTCGGCCCGCTTCATCGGCGTCGGCACCCAGCTGGCGGAACGCGGCCACCTGCGCTACACCCTGACCGAAGAAGGTGAACTGGTCAGTTACAAGGAATGCTCACTGACCGCCCTGGGCCTCGCCGAGGTTGCCCCCAAGGTCGAATTCTTCCAGGGCGATGCCTGCAATCTGAAGGCTGTTTTCTCGGGCTACGACCTGATACTTGCCGCCAATCTGATCGACCGCCTGTACAGCCCGGCCGTCTTCCTCGACAGCGTTCACCAGCGTCTTAATCCGGGTGGCCTGCTGATGCTGACCTCGCCCTACACCTGGTTGCCGGAACATACTAAACGCGAGGAATGGATCGGCGGTTTCAAGAAGGATGGCGAAAATTTCACCACGCTCGATGGCTTGAAAGCCATACTCGGCAAGCACTTCCGCCTGCTCAAAGGCCCCCTGGCTGTCCCCTTCGTCATCCGGGAAACCAAGCGAAAATTCCAGCACACGCTATCGGAAGTCACTATCTGGGAAAAAATGTAG
- a CDS encoding RsmB/NOP family class I SAM-dependent RNA methyltransferase — protein sequence MKARFTPALFAHAEAVLGLLLRFDYPADAVVSRYFRENRQLGHADRAFVAETVFAVLRRGRSLEARCAGKLSDRRRLLAALAVTRGWSQRELAPVLKASEEEWLAAAKAMPEAEFSPAVRCDLPDWLYSRLETQFGAEQTLALSQALNQPAPLDLRVNTLKANRDDVLARLAADDIAAIPGPLSPIAIRLRDKPALAKHPLFIEGAVEVQDEGSQLLGFLLEPKRGEMVVDFCAGAGGKTLLLGALMRNTGRLYAYDVSDKRLANLKPRLARSGLSNVHPARIEHERDTKIKRLSGKADRVLVDAPCSGLGTLRRNPDLKWRQDEASVAELTVKQASILSAAATMVRPGGRLVYATCSLLTAENDEIVSAFLASHPEFTLLPASAILAKQGIAFDGDLLRLLPNQHNTDGFFAAAMERKA from the coding sequence ATGAAAGCCCGCTTCACACCCGCCCTGTTTGCCCACGCCGAAGCCGTTCTCGGCCTCCTGCTGCGTTTCGACTACCCGGCCGATGCCGTGGTGTCTCGCTATTTCCGGGAAAATCGCCAGCTCGGCCACGCTGACCGCGCCTTTGTTGCCGAAACGGTCTTTGCCGTGCTGCGGCGCGGACGTAGCCTTGAGGCGCGGTGCGCTGGCAAACTATCGGACCGTCGCCGCCTGCTTGCCGCGCTCGCCGTGACGCGCGGCTGGAGCCAGCGCGAACTGGCGCCGGTGCTGAAGGCCAGCGAAGAAGAATGGCTGGCTGCGGCCAAGGCCATGCCGGAAGCCGAGTTTTCGCCGGCTGTGCGCTGCGACTTGCCGGACTGGCTGTATTCCCGCCTCGAAACACAATTCGGAGCCGAGCAAACCTTGGCCCTGTCGCAGGCGCTCAACCAGCCGGCGCCGCTTGATCTGCGCGTCAATACGCTGAAGGCCAACCGTGACGATGTGCTGGCCCGACTGGCTGCCGACGACATCGCTGCCATCCCCGGTCCGCTCTCGCCCATCGCCATCCGCCTGCGCGACAAGCCGGCACTGGCCAAGCATCCGCTGTTCATTGAAGGGGCGGTCGAGGTGCAGGATGAAGGCAGTCAGTTGCTCGGCTTCCTGCTTGAGCCGAAACGCGGCGAAATGGTCGTTGATTTCTGCGCCGGGGCGGGCGGCAAGACGCTCCTGCTCGGCGCGCTGATGCGCAATACCGGCCGACTCTATGCCTATGATGTTTCCGACAAGCGTCTGGCCAATCTCAAGCCACGCCTCGCCCGTTCCGGGCTGTCCAACGTCCATCCGGCCCGCATCGAACACGAGCGTGACACCAAGATCAAGCGTCTGTCCGGCAAGGCCGACCGGGTGCTGGTCGACGCCCCCTGTTCTGGTCTTGGCACCCTGCGCCGTAATCCCGATCTCAAGTGGCGCCAGGATGAAGCCTCGGTGGCCGAATTGACCGTCAAGCAGGCGTCGATTCTTTCTGCCGCCGCGACCATGGTCCGTCCTGGCGGTCGTCTGGTCTATGCCACGTGCAGCCTGCTGACGGCAGAAAACGACGAGATCGTCTCTGCTTTCCTCGCCAGCCATCCCGAATTCACCCTGCTCCCGGCCTCGGCCATTCTGGCCAAACAGGGCATTGCCTTCGATGGCGACCTGCTGCGCCTGCTGCCGAACCAGCACAACACCGACGGTTTCTTTGCCGCTGCGATGGAACGCAAGGCATGA
- a CDS encoding autotransporter outer membrane beta-barrel domain-containing protein: MATSATVAPSTGSNSGNKLGGAISYAYSFAPSSTIVVSGTSFIGAVQALTPAQVNSFSSVHAEGYSSNMTINLEQLGHVTNTVMDRIHAPVSGKTATSAAYEVDQGRYFWIDASTMKGGVDSYDNLAGFGYQLSSIVLGRDLLRDPSGGFGVFGGVGYTTMTQMDQVVQSFSSTNYYLGLYGGKYLSNDFKLLGAAGYVYSDSTAARANPDIGNFTGGTAKSQYQSNGAYAALKLSRPILASQHVTLTPFIGASYVQSWMNQANESGGRDLIAFASGQCAQNDALPAQVLE, encoded by the coding sequence GTGGCAACTTCGGCAACTGTTGCCCCCAGCACAGGTTCTAATTCTGGCAACAAGCTTGGCGGTGCCATTTCCTATGCTTACAGCTTTGCGCCAAGCTCAACCATCGTGGTGAGCGGCACCAGTTTCATCGGGGCTGTCCAGGCGCTAACGCCGGCGCAAGTGAATTCGTTTTCAAGTGTTCATGCCGAAGGCTATTCGTCGAACATGACGATCAATCTTGAGCAGTTGGGGCATGTTACCAATACGGTGATGGACCGCATCCATGCCCCGGTTTCCGGAAAGACGGCCACTTCAGCCGCCTATGAAGTTGATCAGGGGCGCTATTTCTGGATAGACGCCAGCACGATGAAAGGGGGCGTCGATAGCTACGACAATCTGGCCGGGTTCGGCTACCAACTCTCCAGCATTGTTCTGGGGCGCGATCTCTTGCGTGACCCGTCGGGTGGGTTTGGCGTATTCGGTGGCGTTGGCTATACGACGATGACGCAAATGGACCAGGTGGTGCAAAGTTTCTCGTCAACCAATTATTACCTCGGTCTCTATGGCGGCAAGTACCTGTCGAATGACTTCAAGCTCTTAGGGGCAGCCGGTTACGTCTATAGCGATTCAACCGCCGCGCGCGCCAATCCGGATATCGGCAATTTCACAGGCGGCACGGCGAAAAGCCAGTACCAGTCGAATGGTGCGTACGCCGCGCTGAAATTATCCCGTCCTATCCTGGCGTCGCAGCATGTCACGCTGACCCCCTTTATCGGGGCTTCTTACGTGCAGTCGTGGATGAACCAGGCGAACGAGTCGGGGGGGAGAGACTTGATCGCGTTCGCTTCAGGCCAGTGTGCCCAGAATGATGCCTTGCCGGCGCAGGTCCTCGAGTAG